The Glycine max cultivar Williams 82 chromosome 12, Glycine_max_v4.0, whole genome shotgun sequence genome window below encodes:
- the LOC100780811 gene encoding acyl-coenzyme A oxidase 3, peroxisomal isoform X2, translating to MTDNDRVSRRTEVLTNHLLRRTPPPSLLRPLPCLSYSPPELSNTISFDTREMRKLMDCHNLEDRDWLFSLILQSPLFNPRHRAGRFFVCPDYNQPMEHQRQATMKRIAYLLDKGVFRGWLTGNGPEQELRKLALHEVIGMYDHSLAVKLGVHFFLWGGAVKFLGTKRHHDKWLNSTENYDIKGCFAMSELGHGSNVRGIETVTTYDSNTGEFVINTPCESGQKYWIGGAANRFAAFLAPLTSGRVTIAVSAVYISKISLAIAIRYALTRRAFSITPNGPEVLLLDYPSHQRRLLPLLAKVYAMSFAANELKMMYVNRTPKSNKAIHIVSSAYKATLTWNNMRTLQECREACGGQGVKSENRVGNFMGEFDVHSTFEGDNNVLMQQISKALFAEYVASQKKKKPFSGLGLEHMNKPLPVIPSQLTSSYIRNSEFQIDLFHLRERDLLRRFAEEVSEYQSRGESKESAFILSYQLAEELGRAFSERAILKTFMEAESTVPAGSLKNVLGLLRSLYAVICVDEDSAFLRYGYLSTENASAVRKEVPKLCAELRPHALALVSSFGIPDAFLSPIAYNWVDSNSWSSQL from the exons ATGACGGACAACGACCGCGTCTCCCGCCGCACCGAGGTCCTCACCAACCACCTCCTCCGCCGCACACCCCCACCCTCCCTTCTCCGCCCCCTCCCCTGCCTGAGCTACTCCCCCCCGGAGCTCTCCAACACCATCTCCTTCGACACTCGCGAGATGCGAAAACTGATGGACTGCCACAACCTTGAGGACCGCGACTGGCTCTTCTCCCTTATCCTCCAGAGCCCCCTCTTCAATCCCCGCCACCGCGCCGGAAGATTCTTCGTCTGCCCCGACTACAACCAGCCCATGGAGCACCAGCGCCAGGCCACCATGAAGCGCATCGCCTATCTCCTCGACAAAGGGGTCTTCCGAGGCTGGCTCACGGGAAATGGCCCCGAACAGGAGCTCAGGAAGCTCGCGCTGCACGAGGTCATTGGGATGTACGATCATTCTCTCGCGGTTAAGCTTGGCGTTCACTTCTTCTTGTG GGGTGGGGCAGTAAAGTTTCTGGGAACCAAGCGCCATCATGACAAGTGGTTGAATTCTACTGAAAACTATGATATCAAGGGTTGTTTTGCTATGTCGGAGTTAGGCCATGGAAGTAAT GTTCGAGGAATTGAAACAGTCACTACTTATGATTCAAACACCGGGGAATTTGTCATCAATACTCCATGTGAATCGGGTCAGAAGTATTGGATTGGTGGTGCAGCAAat AGGTTTGCTGCATTCTTAGCCCCTTTGACTTCTGGTCGTGTTACCATTGCTGTTAGTGCTGTTTACATCTCCAAG ATTAGCTTGGCCATTGCTATAAGATATGCATTGACAAGGCGAGCATTCTCCATTACACCAAACGGGCCTGAAGTTTTACTGCTTGATTACCCTAGTCATCAACGGCGTCTGTTACCTTTACTTGCAAAGGT ATATGCAATGAGTTTTGCTGCAAATGAGCTGAAAATGATGTATGTCAACAGAACACCTAAGTCAAACAAAGCAATTCATATTGTTTCTAGTGCTTACAAGGCTACTTTAACTTGGAATAATATGCGCACTCTCCAG GAATGTCGTGAAGCCTGTGGAGGACAAGGAGTTAAATCTGAAAATCGTGTTGGCAATTTCATGGGTGAATTTGATGTGCATTCGACATTTGAGGGGGACAACAATGTTCTAATGCAGCAG ATTAGCAAGGCACTCTTTGCAGAATATGTAGCAAgtcagaagaaaaagaaaccatTCAGCGGTTTGGGATTAGAACACATGAACAAACCTTTGCCTGTTATCCCATCTCAGCTAACAAGTTCCTACATTAGGAACAGTGAATTTCAG ATTGATCTGTTCCACCTAAGAGAGCGAGACCTATTGAGACGTTTTGCTGAAGAGGTCTCAGAATATCAATCTCGTGGAGAAAGCAAAGAGTCTGCCTTCATTCTA AGTTATCAGCTCGCAGAAGAATTGGGCAGAGCTTTCTCAGAACGAGCaatattaaaaacattcatGGAGGCTGAGTCAACTGTACCTGCTGGTTCATTGAAG AATGTCTTGGGTCTATTGAGATCGTTGTATGCTGTGATATGTGTGGATGAAGATTCTGCCTTTCTTCGATATGGATACTTGTCAACAGAGAATGCTTCTGCAGTGAGGAAAGAAGTGCCAAAACTCTGTGCTGAACTTCGACCACACGCACTTGCCTTGGTCAGTTCCTTTGGTATTCCTGATGCATTTTTGAGCCCTATCGCATATAATTGGGTTGATTCAAATTCTTGGTCTTCTCAACTTTAG
- the LOC100780270 gene encoding UDP-glycosyltransferase 79B30-like, whose product MESRPLHIAMYPWLAMGHQTAFLHLCNKLAIRGHKISFITPPKAQAKLEAFNLHPNSITFVTITVPHVEGLPPDAQTTADVTYPLQPQIMTAMDLTKDDIETLLSGLKPDLVFYDFTHWMPALAKSLGIKAVHYCTASSVMVGYTLPPARYHQGTNLIESDLMEPPEGYPDSSIKLHAHEARAFAAKRKDTFGSNVLFYDRQFIALNEADVLAYRTCREIEGPYLDYIEKQFNKPVLATGPVILDPPTSDLEEKFSTWLGGFEPGSVVYCCFGSECTLGPNQFQELVLGLELTGMPFLAAVKAPLGFETVESAMPEGFEERVKGRGFVYGGWVLQQLILAHPSVGCFITHCGSGSLSEALVNKCQLVLLPNVGDQILNARMMGNNLEVGVEVEKGDEDGMYTRESVCKAVSIVMDGENETSKRVRGNHARIRELLLNKDLESSYVDSFCMRLQEIVEGIDL is encoded by the exons ATGGAATCACGTCCTTTGCACATAGCAATGTATCCATGGTTAGCCATGGGTCACCAAACCGCATTCCTCCACCTATGCAACAAGTTAGCGATAAGGGGCCACAAAATCTCCTTCATCACCCCACCAAAAGCACAAGCCAAGTTAGAAGCATTCAACCTGCACCCAAATTCAATCACCTTTGTCACCATCACGGTTCCACACGTTGAAGGCCTTCCCCCAGATGCACAAACCACCGCAGATGTCACTTACCCTTTGCAGCCGCAGATCATGACAGCCATGGATCTGACTAAAGATGACATAGAAACCCTTCTCAGTGGCCTCAAACCTGATCTTGTCTTCTACGACTTCACACATTGGATGCCAGCATTGGCAAAGAGTTTAGGCATCAAGGCTGTGCATTATTGCACTGCTAGTTCTGTGATGGTTGGTTACACTCTCCCACCGGCTAGATATCACCAAGGAACAAACCTAATAGAAAGTGACCTCATGGAACCCCCAGAAGG GTACCCTGACTCATCAATCAAGCTCCATGCTCATGAGGCTCGTGCCTTTGCTGCGAAAAGAAAGGACACGTTTGGGAGCAATGTTCTTTTCTACGATCGCCAATTCATTGCATTGAATGAAGCCGATGTGTTGGCATACAGAACATGCAGAGAAATCGAAGGGCCATATCTTGATTACATTGAAAAGCAGTTCAACAAGCCTGTGCTAGCAACCGGGCCAGTTATTCTAGACCCACCAACTTCAGATTTGGAGGAGAAATTTTCCACATGGCTTGGAGGGTTTGAGCCTGGCTCAGTGGTCTATTGTTGCTTTGGAAGTGAGTGCACTTTGGGGCCAAACCAGTTCCAAGAGCTGGTGCTTGGTCTTGAGCTAACTGGCATGCCATTCTTGGCAGCAGTGAAGGCCCCATTAGGGTTTGAGACAGTGGAATCAGCAATGCCTGAGGGGTTTGAAGAAAGGGTGAAAGGGAGAGGGTTTGTGTATGGTGGGTGGGTTCTGCAGCAGTTGATTCTGGCACACCCTTCTGTGGGGTGCTTCATCACACACTGTGGGTCAGGGTCCTTGTCTGAGGCATTGGTGAACAAGTGTCAGTTGGTGCTGTTGCCTAATGTTGGTGACCAGATCCTTAATGCAAGGATGATGGGGAACAACTTGGAGGTTGGTGTGGAAGTGGAGAAGGGTGATGAGGATGGAATGTACACCAGAGAGAGTGTGTGCAAAGCTGTGAGCATTGTGATGGATGGTGAGAATGAAACCAGCAAAAGGGTGAGGGGTAATCATGCTAGGATCAGAGAGTTGCTGCTTAACAAAGATTTGGAGTCCTCTTATGTTGACAGTTTCTGTATGAGGCTTCAAGAGATTGTTGAGGGAATAGACTTGTAG
- the LOC100780811 gene encoding acyl-coenzyme A oxidase 3, peroxisomal isoform X1 — MTDNDRVSRRTEVLTNHLLRRTPPPSLLRPLPCLSYSPPELSNTISFDTREMRKLMDCHNLEDRDWLFSLILQSPLFNPRHRAGRFFVCPDYNQPMEHQRQATMKRIAYLLDKGVFRGWLTGNGPEQELRKLALHEVIGMYDHSLAVKLGVHFFLWGGAVKFLGTKRHHDKWLNSTENYDIKGCFAMSELGHGSNVRGIETVTTYDSNTGEFVINTPCESGQKYWIGGAANHATHTIVFSQLYINGSNQGVHAFIAQIRDSDGNICPNIRIADCGHKIGLNGVDNGRIWFDNVRIPRENLLNSVADVSPSGEYLSAIKNADQRFAAFLAPLTSGRVTIAVSAVYISKISLAIAIRYALTRRAFSITPNGPEVLLLDYPSHQRRLLPLLAKVYAMSFAANELKMMYVNRTPKSNKAIHIVSSAYKATLTWNNMRTLQECREACGGQGVKSENRVGNFMGEFDVHSTFEGDNNVLMQQISKALFAEYVASQKKKKPFSGLGLEHMNKPLPVIPSQLTSSYIRNSEFQIDLFHLRERDLLRRFAEEVSEYQSRGESKESAFILSYQLAEELGRAFSERAILKTFMEAESTVPAGSLKNVLGLLRSLYAVICVDEDSAFLRYGYLSTENASAVRKEVPKLCAELRPHALALVSSFGIPDAFLSPIAYNWVDSNSWSSQL; from the exons ATGACGGACAACGACCGCGTCTCCCGCCGCACCGAGGTCCTCACCAACCACCTCCTCCGCCGCACACCCCCACCCTCCCTTCTCCGCCCCCTCCCCTGCCTGAGCTACTCCCCCCCGGAGCTCTCCAACACCATCTCCTTCGACACTCGCGAGATGCGAAAACTGATGGACTGCCACAACCTTGAGGACCGCGACTGGCTCTTCTCCCTTATCCTCCAGAGCCCCCTCTTCAATCCCCGCCACCGCGCCGGAAGATTCTTCGTCTGCCCCGACTACAACCAGCCCATGGAGCACCAGCGCCAGGCCACCATGAAGCGCATCGCCTATCTCCTCGACAAAGGGGTCTTCCGAGGCTGGCTCACGGGAAATGGCCCCGAACAGGAGCTCAGGAAGCTCGCGCTGCACGAGGTCATTGGGATGTACGATCATTCTCTCGCGGTTAAGCTTGGCGTTCACTTCTTCTTGTG GGGTGGGGCAGTAAAGTTTCTGGGAACCAAGCGCCATCATGACAAGTGGTTGAATTCTACTGAAAACTATGATATCAAGGGTTGTTTTGCTATGTCGGAGTTAGGCCATGGAAGTAAT GTTCGAGGAATTGAAACAGTCACTACTTATGATTCAAACACCGGGGAATTTGTCATCAATACTCCATGTGAATCGGGTCAGAAGTATTGGATTGGTGGTGCAGCAAat CATGCAACGCACACTATAGTCTTTTCACAGCTCTATATAAATGGAAGCAATCAAGGGGTGCATGCATTTATTGCCCAAATCAGGGATTCAGATGGAAACATATGTCCAAACATCCGAATAGCTGATTGTGGTCACAAAATTGGTTTAAATGGAGTTGATAATGGCCGTATCTg GTTTGATAATGTGAGGATACCCAGAGAGAATTTGTTGAATTCTGTGGCTGATGTTTCACCAAGTGGTGAATATTTGAGTGCAATAAAAAATGCAGATCAG AGGTTTGCTGCATTCTTAGCCCCTTTGACTTCTGGTCGTGTTACCATTGCTGTTAGTGCTGTTTACATCTCCAAG ATTAGCTTGGCCATTGCTATAAGATATGCATTGACAAGGCGAGCATTCTCCATTACACCAAACGGGCCTGAAGTTTTACTGCTTGATTACCCTAGTCATCAACGGCGTCTGTTACCTTTACTTGCAAAGGT ATATGCAATGAGTTTTGCTGCAAATGAGCTGAAAATGATGTATGTCAACAGAACACCTAAGTCAAACAAAGCAATTCATATTGTTTCTAGTGCTTACAAGGCTACTTTAACTTGGAATAATATGCGCACTCTCCAG GAATGTCGTGAAGCCTGTGGAGGACAAGGAGTTAAATCTGAAAATCGTGTTGGCAATTTCATGGGTGAATTTGATGTGCATTCGACATTTGAGGGGGACAACAATGTTCTAATGCAGCAG ATTAGCAAGGCACTCTTTGCAGAATATGTAGCAAgtcagaagaaaaagaaaccatTCAGCGGTTTGGGATTAGAACACATGAACAAACCTTTGCCTGTTATCCCATCTCAGCTAACAAGTTCCTACATTAGGAACAGTGAATTTCAG ATTGATCTGTTCCACCTAAGAGAGCGAGACCTATTGAGACGTTTTGCTGAAGAGGTCTCAGAATATCAATCTCGTGGAGAAAGCAAAGAGTCTGCCTTCATTCTA AGTTATCAGCTCGCAGAAGAATTGGGCAGAGCTTTCTCAGAACGAGCaatattaaaaacattcatGGAGGCTGAGTCAACTGTACCTGCTGGTTCATTGAAG AATGTCTTGGGTCTATTGAGATCGTTGTATGCTGTGATATGTGTGGATGAAGATTCTGCCTTTCTTCGATATGGATACTTGTCAACAGAGAATGCTTCTGCAGTGAGGAAAGAAGTGCCAAAACTCTGTGCTGAACTTCGACCACACGCACTTGCCTTGGTCAGTTCCTTTGGTATTCCTGATGCATTTTTGAGCCCTATCGCATATAATTGGGTTGATTCAAATTCTTGGTCTTCTCAACTTTAG